The genomic DNA TTGTAATAACTCCTATTCTGAAGGGAAAAGCGGGGAGCTTTCTTTTTCTTTTTGGATCGAAGAGCCCTTGAGAAAACAGTTTCTCCTTGAGTTGGCGAAAAGCAATTGCTCGTGCTCCCTCCCCATCGGGGATTAATTTCCTAACTGAGAATTGGTAGCGGCCGTTTTTTTCATAGAGCGTTGGCGAACCAAAGGTCTCGACTTTCATGCCGTCTTCCGGCTTAAAACCGAGATTCTGCGCAACATTCCTCCATATAACGCCATCGACTGAGGCAACTTCGTCAACGAGTAGAAAATAAATATGGCCAGAGGAATGGATCTTCACATTCCGAAGTTCGCCTCTCACCCATACACCAATGGGGAAAATGCCCTCTAAAGCTTGGCGAGACATAGAGTTTAGCTCTTTAACAGAAAGAATTTTACGCTCGTCAGCCAATTCTAGGTTCCCTAGCAGTTTTGATTATACTTTTCATCTCGCGAACAGCCCTTTCGATTCCAACGAATATAGCACGAGCGATAATAGAGTGGCCTATTGAGAGTTCCTCTACAGGCTCTATAGCCGCAATATTTGTCACATTACGATAATTGAGTCCGTGTCCTCCGGCTACACCCAGTTTCATTTTATTCGCAAGATGCGCTGTTTTTTCAATCGTCCTAAGTGCAGACACCTCTTCCTCGAAGCTTCGAGCTTCTGCATAGTGTGTAGTATTTAATTCAACATAATCTGCGGCCAACGCGGCGGCGGCTTTCATATTTTCCTCAGTTGTATTAACAAAAAGCGAAACGATTATGCCTTCATTGGCGAGTTGCTCTATCGGTGATTCGAGTTCACCGCCTTCTTCAGCGAGATCGAATCCTCTTTCCGTGGTTTGCTCACCCTGCCTCTCTGGAACGAGAGTTACCATATCCGGTTTAATCTGGAGTGCAATGTCTATCATTTCCTGTTTGGCAGACATCTCGAGAGTCATGTGGCTTGTAGTAATCTGACGCACAAGATAGACATCTCGGTCGGTGATATGTCTTCGGTCGCTCCGAAGATGAACTGTTATACCATCGGCGCCAGCCTGTTCGGCCATAACAGCAGCGTGAACAGGATCAGGATACTGTGCCCCTCTTGCTTGCCTCAAAGTGCCTACATGATCGATATTAACAGATAATCTACTCATTTTACCTCCCTTATTATTCGTCATCGATATATCGCTGTCACGGTTTTTGCTAAGGCTTTATGATGTATCTCTTTACATGAAAAGCCGCAAAAACATCCACCCCAAGAAATTATATACCCTACCCCGTGCCAGCTAATTGTTTCACGGTTTTTCGTGTCCCATCACGTCGGGATTTTTTAGAAAGCCTTTTAGATAAAAGGTCCAAAACACTCCGTGTTTATTGTTTTCCGTATTCGAACAGGCCTCCGGCCTGCAGAATTTCCATTTGAGTTTTCGAAATTGCTTTAAATTGAATTAATTTTTTATTCTGCAGATTTTTAGCAGTGCCTTCCTCAATTTTTATTTCGATTTCGTCACCTGTTTTCAATTCGGTGCTCATTATTGCTGGAGCTTGAATGACAGGAAATGCAGCATTGACTGCATTCCGCCAATAAATCGCGCCAAAAGACTCTCCTATTATAGCTTGAACACCGAGTGCTATAAAGCCATCGACTGCTTGTTGACGGGATGAACCGGAGCCAAAATTTTTTCCAACGACAAGAATATCGCCTGGCTTGATTTTAACGGGAAAATCCCGCCAATCGTCGAGATTGCCAAAAATATGTTTTCCCATTTCTTCGATTTTTGTTATCGCAAGATGCTTATTATGGAAGATCTGATCAGTATCTATATTGTCGATGGGGCGATTATTATTGTCTCGCACGACCCATACTCTGCCCCGTATGATATTTTTTCTGTTCACTATTTATCCTTTGTTTATTGAATTTACATATTCATTTTAAGAGTGTTACATATTTATGGCAGTTCGACTGTTTAATAAGATATATTCCTGTTGGAAGCCTATTCCCATCCTTATCTTTAGCATCCCAAATCGCTTGAAAATGTTTTATTTGTTTAGTTTCAATCCTATTTATCAATTTCCCTAATATGTTGAAAATATATATTGGTTCAGAGGGATTTAAAACAGATATTTTACATGTCGAGTTGAAGGGATTTGGATACACTTCTATCGAATGGTGTTTCGGATTCCGATATTCGGCAATTTCGAGGGGATTCGAGCGCCAGACTACAGCATCTATTGCGATGTTTTCGCCGGTTGTGCCTGTGCAATCGCCGACGTAAACGTAATTTGAATCGCTCGAATTAAACCGCCATGTGCCGAGTTGAACCCATTCGTCAGAATATAGAGATTGATCTGTTGTTACAGTATCGACACCGAAGACATGCTTAATTTGATAGCTGACTTCGGCCTGATTATGTTCGCCCGGGATGAAAATACAAACTGAATAATTACTGGATATCGGGAGTTGAGGCCGCCACCATCCCCCATTAACATCTGGTGTATGAGAGATGCTGTTTGTCCAATAGGTTGTGCCCTCGACACCACCCGGAACAATTCGTCTATATGAAATCGGCCCCTGCCATCGGAAACCATTGGAGGAAAGAGTAACCAGCGTATCCGGCGCGGGAAGTTCGCCTCTATTGCTCCACCAAAGGGCATCGAATCCTATTCGCTCATCGGCAAATCCAGTGGCATCACCAAGGTAAACGGTGCCGCCAGCTCCGGCTTCGAATGAATAAGTGCCAAGACTCACCCATTCATCGAAGAAATCCGCCTGACGGACGATTACGGTGTCCGTTCCAAAATCGTGATTTACGGCGTAGCGGGCGGAAGCCACGCTATTTACAGCTGGAATATGAGCAAAAAGTTCGTAATTACGCCTGTCTGGAAGATTAGGTGTCCATGTGCTGAAGCAAGTATCATCTGAAGGATCGGTTGCGCTGGTCGAGGATATCCAC from bacterium includes the following:
- a CDS encoding pyridoxine 5'-phosphate synthase, with translation MSRLSVNIDHVGTLRQARGAQYPDPVHAAVMAEQAGADGITVHLRSDRRHITDRDVYLVRQITTSHMTLEMSAKQEMIDIALQIKPDMVTLVPERQGEQTTERGFDLAEEGGELESPIEQLANEGIIVSLFVNTTEENMKAAAALAADYVELNTTHYAEARSFEEEVSALRTIEKTAHLANKMKLGVAGGHGLNYRNVTNIAAIEPVEELSIGHSIIARAIFVGIERAVREMKSIIKTAREPRIG
- a CDS encoding 3-isopropylmalate dehydratase, translated to MNRKNIIRGRVWVVRDNNNRPIDNIDTDQIFHNKHLAITKIEEMGKHIFGNLDDWRDFPVKIKPGDILVVGKNFGSGSSRQQAVDGFIALGVQAIIGESFGAIYWRNAVNAAFPVIQAPAIMSTELKTGDEIEIKIEEGTAKNLQNKKLIQFKAISKTQMEILQAGGLFEYGKQ